The DNA segment TGTTATTCAAAGCAATAAATCTGTTAAAGTAGAATTAATGTGTTTAAATTTATTTTTCCTTTTTGCATTAATCGAATACACCATTGGAATTTTATTATCTAAATGTTCTATTCTGTATTTCCCTTGTTCAAATTCTACGGTCTTATTGAAACAATTATAAGGCGAATAATCAAACTCGTCCACAGATCTTATTTCTAGTCCATTCTTCAATAAACTATTCAGTACTTCACTCAATGCGTGATTCCACATAACATATTGCTGTGATATTTTTGCTGTTTTATCTGCGTAAGTTCCGCTCTCTATTTCCAAAATTGCACCTGAGTTAAAATACCTGTAAGCGATTTTCTCAAAATTGTCATCAAACATCCATACAACAGGATGAAACTCAACAAATACAAATTGTCCGTTTGGCTTTAAAAACCTTGAAATAATTTTAGCCCACTTATCTAAATCAGGAAGCCAACCTATTGTACCATAACTTGTAAAAACAACATCGAACTTTTCATCTAAATAGTTTGGTAGATTGTAGATGTCGCAACAAATGAACCTTGCACTGGAATTGGTGTCCTTTGCAATTTGTTCTGCACTTTCAATAGCCTTATCTGATAAGTCAATACCTGTTACATTTGCACCAAGTCGGCTCAATGAAATAGTATCTTGTCCAAAATGACATTGCAAATGTAGAATTGATTTTCCTTTTATGTCTCCAAGCAAGTTTAATTCAATATCATTTAGAGAGTTCCTTCCTTTCAAAAAACCGTCGAGGTCATAAAACTCTGACTTCAAGTGCGTCTCCGTTCTGTTATTCCATGAGTTTCTATTAATGTCTATGTAGTTATTTTCAAGTGTCATTTTCGCTTTCGTTTTTTTAATAACAACCTACGTATACACTTTGTTGAACTAAAACCCTCGCGGTTAGTCATGTGCAATATAAGGCATAACACCCACTAAGGTGAGCTAAAGAAAAGAAACAAAGTAACTTCTTTTAAAGCCATTTAAAGGCCTAATAGAATTACTAGTACATTTTCCGGGTTTACCAACTTCAACATTTATGCACCAACAACATATACCAAACGTGGCAAAAAAAACTCCGGAGTATAACACTCCGGAGCTGCCCTATTCTAAATCAAGAAAACTAAACTATAAACCAATTACATTTAGTTTACCACAACAACTAAAGGATTATTCAATCTTTTAGAAAAATCCGATAAATATTCTTCCCAGTGCTGTTTATCCTTAAATTGCTTACTTCCACTCCACGCAAAACCAGAGTAGAATTCCACTTTTCCATCCATCACTTTCAAATGAACCAATACATGACTTCGGTCTGCCTCCTCAGTCACTATCTTAGATGTTCCTGCAAAATAGTCAGGACTTGCCAAAATCGCAGTTCCAAGTTCCTCTCCAAAATGAGGTGCCCAATAGTTTGCCCATCCATTTTCGTCATTCACTGAAGTTTCTCCCAAATTATCATGTAAAGTAATACCAGCTGTTAAGGTATCGGTACCCTCCACATTAATCACAAATTTAGTCAGGTTATTTCCCAAGTCGATGGACACGTTTTTCTTTTCCTGAATAGTACTTGCACCTGCCACATACGGTGCGTAGTCCAAATCAAAAGAAGTTCTGATAGGACCATTTGTCAACACCTTATATCCAGTATAATTCAAGTGAGGAAACAATTCTCCATCTACCATTACACCTGTTCCACCACATCCACAACTGGGTCCAACATGATAGTTATCCAACCCTTCACCATGGTCAATATGATAATAACCCGCTTTCTCTGTATTTCCTTTGTACCATTTATCAATGATAGAGTAATCCACCTTTTTCAACCAGCAATCCACTCCACCAGACAATGTTCCTCCAGCTATTCCTTCCTCTACCATTCTTTGGGCCTCAGGGCCATAAACACGGAAAGCCACGCGATCATTTTCCCAAGTAAAATCGTCTGTACGTTCCGGAACAAAACGAGCAAAAGTCTTCACTTCGGTAGGTTCAAGAGTTGATTTTCCTTCTTTGACTACAAAATTTTTAGTTTCGGATGCGCCTATTTTTGTCTGAAAAATAACCGATTCAAATACATCATCCTGGTTCATATCCAACAATTGGCTTTGCACTTCCTTCCCACTCTTTTCATCTAACACAACAATTCCATTATCAACGTTCAGTTCCCCCAGACCAACCTCCACAGTTTCCATTATTCTGTCCTGATCTAAAGGATTGGTAACGCTCACTTTAATTTGCTTCTGATTACAACCGCATAGCCCAACAAAGAGCAATAGCGACATCAAACCATTCAACTTAAGAGACATCTTCATCATGTAATATTTTAAATTTCGTTCTCGCCTTTTACGTAACCAAAATTAGCCAAAATACCTCCATCAACATATAAGATATGACCATTCACAAAATTGGCTGCTTTTGAAGAAAGAAATAAACATGCATTACCCACGTCCTCAGGCTCTCCCCATCGTCCTGCAGGCGTACGTGTCATTACCAAGTCATTGAAAGGATGACCCCCAACACGTATAGGAGCTGTTTGAGAAGTCGCAATATATCCAGGTCCTATACCATTAATTTGCACATTGTACTTAGCCCACTCGCAAGTCATATTTTCCGTTAGTAATTTCAGTCCTCCTTTAGCTGCCGCATACGCAGAAACATTCTGACGTCCGTACACGCTCATCATAGAACACATGTTAATTATTTTCCCTTGACGTCGTTCAATCATTCCAGGAGCAATTCTTTTAGCAACAATCAAAGGAGCCACTAAATCAACATCAATCACTTGCTCAAAATCGCTGATAGGCATATCTAAAATAGGTACACGCTTAATGATACCGGCATTGTTAACCAAGATATCAATAGGTCCCACCTCTTTTTCTATTTGGCTGATTCCTTTATCCACATCTTGCTCACTGGTTACATTAAAGTTAACCGTATATACATCAATACCATCCTTGGCATATTCTACCTTACACTCTTCTAATTTTTCATCATTGATATCATTTACACAAAGCTTAGCACCAGCCTTTGCCAACACCTTACCACAAGCCATTCCAATACCATGCGTTCCTCCAGTTACTAAAGCAACTTTTCCTGTTAAATCAAATAATTCGTTTACCATCATTTTTTATTTTTAATCAACAATACCATTTCTTGTAAAAAAGCACTTGCACAATCGATTGCACAAATTCACAAAAAATATATCATTACGTTATTTTTTTTCAATCAGATAAAACCAAGACATCAGAAACTCTAATGTTTTGGCTTTATACAGTAATTCAACACTATCTTAATTCATCAGCCTGGCGAATATCCATATCTGTATAATCCAGATTTTCTCCAGCCATACCCCATATAAATATATAATTAGAGGTACCTGCAGCACTATGAATACTCCAAGATGGAGATAGCACAGCCTCTTCATTTTTCATCCAGATATGACGAGTTTCATCTGGATCGCCCATGAAGTGACAAACAGCCTGACGCTGTGGCACCTCAAAATAAAAGTAAGCTTCCATTCTACGGTTGTGCGTATGAGATGGCATAGTATTCCATACACTTCCCGGCTTTAATTCGGTCATTCCCATTTGCAATTGACAAGTCTCCACTACCTCTTTGACCAACAATTGATTAATTTGTCGCTCATTCGAAGTCTCCAAACTACCCAATTGCAATACATTGGCATCGGCCAAGGTAACATGACGAGACGGCAATTCCTTATGAGCAGGAGCAGAATTCATATATAGATGTGCTGGTTTACTAGCATCAGCAGACTCAAAAACAACATCCTTAATACCTCTACCCAAATACAAAGCTTCTTTGTATTTTAAAATATATTCAGTTCCATCAGCTACAATTTTAGCATCACCCCCTACATTTACGATTCCCATTTCACGACGTTCTAAAAAATACGCAGCCTTTAACTCATCATGCGCTTCTAATTTAATGGGCGCATTTGTTGGAACAATACCACCCACGATATATCGATCGTAAAATGAATATACCATTGTCACCTCTCCTGGAATCATTACTTTTTCAATCAAAAACTCCTTACGAATACGTGTTGTATCATAACTCTTCATATCCTCAGGATGAACTGCATACCTTATTTCAAAATTCATAGCTACTAATTTTTATATGTTAATAAACTTTATATTCTTCTTATGTGCATACCCCTTATATTTTGTGTGTCCCATTGCCCCAAAAAACATGGTTATATAGTTATATCATAAACACCCTTCATCAAACCTCTGGCACAACGCTACTTTTTCCACGAAGAATTTCTCACAATCAAGCGAGTAGGAATCACCTCTTCCTTTTCCCAATGTTTGCCCTCCAGATTTTTAATCATCGCAGTGGCCACTCGCGTTCCCATTTCAAAGGCATTTTGCTCCACCGTACTCAATGTAGGATGAATCAATTCTGAAAAAGGTTCATTGGCAAAGCCAACCACACCAAACTCTTCAGGAACGCTCACCCCCAACTCCTTTAATCCATCCAATACCCCGAGCGCAGCATAATCACCAGCACAAAAAACAGCATCAGGCCGACTGTTATGTGCATACGCTTTTTTAATGCTATTATATCCAGCCTCGCGCGTAATTGTATTCTCATATACCAAACAATCTTCCACATTTCTACCCTCTTCTTCAATGGCTTTCACAAAACCTCTGTATCTCTCTTCATAAGCCTTAAGACTTCTTGTGCCGGCCAAATGACCTATGCGTTGATAACCACTTTTTATCAAATGTTTGGTGGCCAAATAAGCGCCTGTAAAATTATCATTGAGTATTTTAGAACTTTCTATGTCGGGATTTACACGATCAAATTGCACCAATGGAATACCACGTTTAACCACTCCATTAATATGATCATATGTTTTTGTCTGCACCGAAAGCGAAATAATGATACCCCCCACATGATTGGCCATCAACATTCCAATAGCCTTTTGTTCTTTGATAAAATTTTCACCACTTTGCACTATTAACAAGGTATATCCTGCAGGATTCAATATCTCCTCCACACCACTTATTACATTGCTAAAAAAATGACGATTAATCCTTGGCACTACCATTCCGATGGTATCACTCCTTCCCTTGCGCAATGATGCTGCAATCACATTTTGCTGATATCCCAACTCCTTGGCTTTATTAGCAACCAACTCCCTTGTTTTTATACTCACTCGCGTATTTCCCGACAAAGCCCGAGAAACGGTTGAAGGTGTCACATTCAACTCTTTGGCAATATCATTTATCGTTATTCTTTTCATCCACTCTTTATTTCAATACAAAAATACAAACGTTTGCACAATATCCAACAATAACAACGCAATTTTATTGATAAAATGCAAAAATAAATATGCCCTTAAATTTAACATTACAAACCACAGCAATACAAAAGCTTCTACCAAGGCCTATCCCAGTATACTTTAAGTAGATCACAAACACAAACTGCGGGAAAATAAAATGTTAAAAAATTTGTAAGTAAAAAAAATGTATGTAAATTCGTGTTCGTTAACGGTATTGAATAATAAATAGAAAAATACATCATGATTTACAAAACGTTTATACATGATGACTTTGTTTTAGAAAACGACACAGCTCATCAGTTATACCATAATTATTCGGCCAATAAACCCATTATTGATTTCCATTGTCATTTAGATCCAAAAGCAATTGCTGAAGATTACCGCTATGACAATTTGGGCGACATGTGGTTGGGTGGCGACCATTACAAATGGAGAGCGATGCGCATCAATGGCATCAACGAGAAATTTATCACAGGCGAAGTTAGCGATAAAGAGAAATTTATGAAGTGGGCCGAAACAGTACCCTATACCGTTTCCAATCCTCTTTATCACTGGACACATTTAGAATTGGCGCGATGTTTTGGTATCCATGAGTTGCTATCACCCAAAACAGCAGAAAAAATATATCATCAAACTGTCGAGATGCTAAAATCTCCTGAGTTCAGCACCAAAAATTTCATCAAACGCATGAATGTTGAAATGATTGGTACAACGGATGATCCGGCCGACTCATTGGAATATCATCAACAACTAATCAATGATGGCTTTGAAGTAAAAGTTCTACCCTCGTTCAGAGCCGACAACGTACTAAAAACAGACGATGTCTTATCATTTATCGCTTACATTGAGAAACTAGGCAAGGCTGCCAACATTTCCATCACTAGCTATACCAATCTAATAGATGCACTAGATGAGAGACATGCTTTCTTCCACCGTATGGGAGCCCGTATTTCTGATAGCGGACCAGACCGCTTCTTCTATGCTCCCTATACCTACAAAGAAGTATCTGCCATTTTTGAGAAGTTAATGGACGGGAAAGCTATTTCGTCAGAAGAAAAAGAAAAATACAACACCGCGGTGATGGCCGACCTAGCCAGGATGAACCACAAAAGAGGTTGGACACAACAATTTCATGTGGGGGCATTACGCAACAATAACAGTCGTATGTTCAATATACTAGGAGCTGACACTGGTTTTGACTCTATACATGATTCACAACCCAGCTTAAAGATGTCACAATTCCTGAATCTCCTAGATAGTACCGATCAATTGGCACAAACCATACTTTATAATCTAAATCCGGCCGACAATCAAATGCTACTGACCATGTGTGGAAACTTCGCTGGTGGTTCAAGTGTTTCAAAAGTAACCTATGGTGCAGCCTGGTGGTTTTTAGATCAAAAAGTAGGTATGGAACGCCATCTAGAAGATTTATCAGCACTTAGCTTATTAAGTAGATTCGTAGGAATGGTAACCGATTCCAGAAGTTTTCTTTCATACCCTCGCCACGAATATTTCCGCAGAATCGTATGCAACTATGTGGGAAAAGAAGTGGAAAAAGGATTGATTCCCGACGATGAAGAGATATTAAAAAATGTCATTGAAGGAATTTCATATAACAACGCAAAATCATACTTTAAATTTTAATTATAATACCATGGCAAAGAAAGTAGTAACCTTTGGAGAAATTATGCTCCGTTTTGTAACTCCACAATACCAGCGTTTTTCGCAGGCAACCTCATTTAATGCTTCATACGGTGGTGGCGAAGCTAACGTAGCTGTTTCATTGGCAAACTATGGAATTGACGTTTCATTTGTAACTCGTTTACCTAAAAACGACATTGCAAAAGCTTGCGAAATGGAACTTAAAAAACACTCTGTTAATACCGATCGCATTGTTTACGGTGGCGACAGATTGGGAACTTATTATTTAGAAACTGGAGCGGTAGCCCGCGCAAGTAAAGTGGTATATGACAGAGCCAACTCCGCTTTCTCTGAAATTAAACCCGGTATGGTAAATTGGGAAGAGGTATTTAAAGATGTGGATTTCTTTCATTGGACAGGAATTACCCCAGCCGTTTCTCAGGGTGCAGCGGATGCATGTTTGGAGGCCATCAAAGTAGCCAACAAAATGGGCGTAACAGTTTCAACGGATCTTAACTACCGTAAAAACCTATGGAAATACGGCAAAACAGGTGGTGAGGTAATGCCTGAATTAGTAGCTGGATGTGATATTGTTTTAGGAAACGAAGAGGATGCCGCTATGATGTTAGGTATCCATCCTGAAGGTATCGACGTAACAGGTGGCCATGTTGAAGCCGAGGCATACAGAAGTGTATCTCAACAAATTATGGCTAAGTATCCACGTGTTAAAAAGGTAATTACCACATTAAGAGGCTCAGTTAATGCCAACCATAATTCCTGGTCAGGCGTACTTTACGATGGCAAAACTTTATTCCAAGCTCCAACTTATCAAATCACACATATTGTTGACCGCGTAGGTGGTGGCGATTCTTTTATGGGTGGACTTATTTACGGACTATTAACATACACGGACGACGACCAAAAAGCATTAAATTTTGCAACTGCCGCATCGTGTTTGAAACATACCATTCACGGTGATTACAACCTGGTAACCGTTGAGGAAGTTGAAAAACTGATGGGTGGAGATGCATCAGGCCGTGTATCACGATAAAAAGTTTGCATTAAAACAGATCAGTTGCATATTCCTTCATCAAATTGGTGGTCAAGAATATAGTTTTTGAAATAATTTAGAGACCGGATTTTTCTAGGTTAACGAATCAGATAAAATCCACATTAACTTGCATCATCTGTTTTAAGCCAAAACCAAACAGAACATAGCAGTATAGGGTTTTGGTAAGCAACTTTTACATTTACAACTAAATAACGATGATAGATTGTTGGAATAAAATCAACGAAGTCTTTCGGGCAAAAAGATTTTTTCATCAACGCCTCAAGGGGTAAAATATTCACAGCAATCTATCATCACTTTTAAATTAAAAAAAAGAAAACAAATATAAAATGGCTAAATATTCAAAATTAGAGGTTTTTCAAGCAATGAAAGAAACAGGCGTAATTCCTGTATTTTTTCACTCAGACATTGAGGTTTGTAAAGCAGTTGTAAAATCATGTTATGAAGGTGGAATACGTGTTTTCGAATTCGTTAACCGAGGTGATTTCGCCCATGAAGTTTTTGGTGAATTAAACAAATATGCGATAGAAAATCTACCTGGAATGATTTTAGGTGCCGGCTCCATCGTTGAAGAAGCCACCACGGCACTTTACATCCAACTAGGTGCAAACTTCATCGTTTCCCCCTTACTGAATGAGAATATGGCTAAAATATGCAACCGCAGAAAAGTAATGTGGTCACCAGGATGTGGCACTATCTCTGAGATCAATAAGGCACAAGAGCTTGGTTCTGATTTGGTAAAATGTTTCCCTGCTTCTGAAGTAGGTGGACCTTCTTTTGTGAAAGCAGTAAAAGCACCTATGCCGTGGACCGACATCATGCCAACAGGTGGTGTAAACACCTCAAAAGAGAACCTCGAAAAATGGTTTGCTGCCGGTGTAACATGTGTAGGTATGGGTTCCGCTCTTTTCCCCAAAGATATCATGGCCAATAAAGACTGGAATGCTCTTACGCAAATGGTAAAACAGTTAATGAGCGATATTAAAGCTGTACGTAAATAAAAACAATAACAATGATGCCCTTAAATTTAAAAGACAAAGTAGCTGTGATCACAGGAGGCGGTGGAGTTCTTTGCTCTACAATGGCCAAAGCACTCGCCTCTCACGGTGTTAAAACAGCTATTTTAGACTTAAATCTGGAAGCTGCAGAAAAAGTAGCTAAAGAGATTACAGAACAGTACCATACGCCCTCCATGGGCATTTCGGCCAGCGTTCTGGATAAAAAATCGCTGGAAGCAGCCAAGCTGGTTATCAACGAAAAATTAGGAACAATAGATTACTTGGTAAATGGAGCTGGAGGTAATGCGGCCTCAGCAACAACAAAAGCTGAATTCATTACCGATGATGTATTAAATAACTTGGACGACACCTTCTTCGGTTTAGAGGCAGATGGATTTGATAAGGTTTTCGCACTCAACTTTCAAGGAACCCTACTGCCATCCATGGTATTTGCCAAAGATATGCTAGACAAAAAGCAAGGTTCAATCATCAATGTATCATCGATGAACGCATACACTCCCCTCACCAAAATACCGGCCTACTCTGCAGCAAAAGCAGCTATCAACAATTTTACACAATGGTTGGCCGTTCATTTTGCAAAAACAGGAATTAGGGTCAATGCTATTGCTCCCGGGTTTCTATTAACCAATCAAAATCGCTTTTTATTGATTGATGAAAAAACCGGTGAAGCAACAGCCCGTGGTGAAAAAATCATAAGAAACACTCCAATGGAGCGCTACGGAGAACCAGAGGAGTTAACAGGCACCATGCTATATCTACTGTCAGACTGGGCTACCTTTATTACAGGAGTTGTAGTACCCGTTGATGGTGGTTTTAGTGCCTATTCCGGAGTATAAATAAACGATTGCTCAATATATTTTCAATAAAAAACTACAAAACAACAGACTATGGTTTTATAAGGCATTGCCTTACAAGCTATAGTAGAAAGCTGAATGACTATGGCTATGGAACAAACTTGGCGCTGGTATGGCCCAACAGACCCAGTAACATTGGCAGATATACGCCAAGCTGGCGCAACAGGAATTGTAACGGCACTACACGAAGTGCCCATCGGAGAGGTATGGACGGAAGAAGCTATTGCAGCACGTAAAAGACACATCGAATTCGATGATACTGTTACCCCTCCTAAACCTAGGGGATTAAACTGGAGTGTTATTGAAAGTATT comes from the Saccharicrinis fermentans DSM 9555 = JCM 21142 genome and includes:
- a CDS encoding class I SAM-dependent methyltransferase encodes the protein MTLENNYIDINRNSWNNRTETHLKSEFYDLDGFLKGRNSLNDIELNLLGDIKGKSILHLQCHFGQDTISLSRLGANVTGIDLSDKAIESAEQIAKDTNSSARFICCDIYNLPNYLDEKFDVVFTSYGTIGWLPDLDKWAKIISRFLKPNGQFVFVEFHPVVWMFDDNFEKIAYRYFNSGAILEIESGTYADKTAKISQQYVMWNHALSEVLNSLLKNGLEIRSVDEFDYSPYNCFNKTVEFEQGKYRIEHLDNKIPMVYSINAKRKNKFKHINSTLTDLLL
- a CDS encoding DUF4861 domain-containing protein, which produces MMKMSLKLNGLMSLLLFVGLCGCNQKQIKVSVTNPLDQDRIMETVEVGLGELNVDNGIVVLDEKSGKEVQSQLLDMNQDDVFESVIFQTKIGASETKNFVVKEGKSTLEPTEVKTFARFVPERTDDFTWENDRVAFRVYGPEAQRMVEEGIAGGTLSGGVDCWLKKVDYSIIDKWYKGNTEKAGYYHIDHGEGLDNYHVGPSCGCGGTGVMVDGELFPHLNYTGYKVLTNGPIRTSFDLDYAPYVAGASTIQEKKNVSIDLGNNLTKFVINVEGTDTLTAGITLHDNLGETSVNDENGWANYWAPHFGEELGTAILASPDYFAGTSKIVTEEADRSHVLVHLKVMDGKVEFYSGFAWSGSKQFKDKQHWEEYLSDFSKRLNNPLVVVVN
- a CDS encoding gluconate 5-dehydrogenase: MMVNELFDLTGKVALVTGGTHGIGMACGKVLAKAGAKLCVNDINDEKLEECKVEYAKDGIDVYTVNFNVTSEQDVDKGISQIEKEVGPIDILVNNAGIIKRVPILDMPISDFEQVIDVDLVAPLIVAKRIAPGMIERRQGKIINMCSMMSVYGRQNVSAYAAAKGGLKLLTENMTCEWAKYNVQINGIGPGYIATSQTAPIRVGGHPFNDLVMTRTPAGRWGEPEDVGNACLFLSSKAANFVNGHILYVDGGILANFGYVKGENEI
- the kduI gene encoding 5-dehydro-4-deoxy-D-glucuronate isomerase: MNFEIRYAVHPEDMKSYDTTRIRKEFLIEKVMIPGEVTMVYSFYDRYIVGGIVPTNAPIKLEAHDELKAAYFLERREMGIVNVGGDAKIVADGTEYILKYKEALYLGRGIKDVVFESADASKPAHLYMNSAPAHKELPSRHVTLADANVLQLGSLETSNERQINQLLVKEVVETCQLQMGMTELKPGSVWNTMPSHTHNRRMEAYFYFEVPQRQAVCHFMGDPDETRHIWMKNEEAVLSPSWSIHSAAGTSNYIFIWGMAGENLDYTDMDIRQADELR
- a CDS encoding LacI family DNA-binding transcriptional regulator, producing MKRITINDIAKELNVTPSTVSRALSGNTRVSIKTRELVANKAKELGYQQNVIAASLRKGRSDTIGMVVPRINRHFFSNVISGVEEILNPAGYTLLIVQSGENFIKEQKAIGMLMANHVGGIIISLSVQTKTYDHINGVVKRGIPLVQFDRVNPDIESSKILNDNFTGAYLATKHLIKSGYQRIGHLAGTRSLKAYEERYRGFVKAIEEEGRNVEDCLVYENTITREAGYNSIKKAYAHNSRPDAVFCAGDYAALGVLDGLKELGVSVPEEFGVVGFANEPFSELIHPTLSTVEQNAFEMGTRVATAMIKNLEGKHWEKEEVIPTRLIVRNSSWKK
- the uxaC gene encoding glucuronate isomerase, coding for MIYKTFIHDDFVLENDTAHQLYHNYSANKPIIDFHCHLDPKAIAEDYRYDNLGDMWLGGDHYKWRAMRINGINEKFITGEVSDKEKFMKWAETVPYTVSNPLYHWTHLELARCFGIHELLSPKTAEKIYHQTVEMLKSPEFSTKNFIKRMNVEMIGTTDDPADSLEYHQQLINDGFEVKVLPSFRADNVLKTDDVLSFIAYIEKLGKAANISITSYTNLIDALDERHAFFHRMGARISDSGPDRFFYAPYTYKEVSAIFEKLMDGKAISSEEKEKYNTAVMADLARMNHKRGWTQQFHVGALRNNNSRMFNILGADTGFDSIHDSQPSLKMSQFLNLLDSTDQLAQTILYNLNPADNQMLLTMCGNFAGGSSVSKVTYGAAWWFLDQKVGMERHLEDLSALSLLSRFVGMVTDSRSFLSYPRHEYFRRIVCNYVGKEVEKGLIPDDEEILKNVIEGISYNNAKSYFKF
- a CDS encoding sugar kinase — translated: MAKKVVTFGEIMLRFVTPQYQRFSQATSFNASYGGGEANVAVSLANYGIDVSFVTRLPKNDIAKACEMELKKHSVNTDRIVYGGDRLGTYYLETGAVARASKVVYDRANSAFSEIKPGMVNWEEVFKDVDFFHWTGITPAVSQGAADACLEAIKVANKMGVTVSTDLNYRKNLWKYGKTGGEVMPELVAGCDIVLGNEEDAAMMLGIHPEGIDVTGGHVEAEAYRSVSQQIMAKYPRVKKVITTLRGSVNANHNSWSGVLYDGKTLFQAPTYQITHIVDRVGGGDSFMGGLIYGLLTYTDDDQKALNFATAASCLKHTIHGDYNLVTVEEVEKLMGGDASGRVSR
- a CDS encoding bifunctional 4-hydroxy-2-oxoglutarate aldolase/2-dehydro-3-deoxy-phosphogluconate aldolase; the protein is MAKYSKLEVFQAMKETGVIPVFFHSDIEVCKAVVKSCYEGGIRVFEFVNRGDFAHEVFGELNKYAIENLPGMILGAGSIVEEATTALYIQLGANFIVSPLLNENMAKICNRRKVMWSPGCGTISEINKAQELGSDLVKCFPASEVGGPSFVKAVKAPMPWTDIMPTGGVNTSKENLEKWFAAGVTCVGMGSALFPKDIMANKDWNALTQMVKQLMSDIKAVRK
- a CDS encoding SDR family oxidoreductase, translated to MMPLNLKDKVAVITGGGGVLCSTMAKALASHGVKTAILDLNLEAAEKVAKEITEQYHTPSMGISASVLDKKSLEAAKLVINEKLGTIDYLVNGAGGNAASATTKAEFITDDVLNNLDDTFFGLEADGFDKVFALNFQGTLLPSMVFAKDMLDKKQGSIINVSSMNAYTPLTKIPAYSAAKAAINNFTQWLAVHFAKTGIRVNAIAPGFLLTNQNRFLLIDEKTGEATARGEKIIRNTPMERYGEPEELTGTMLYLLSDWATFITGVVVPVDGGFSAYSGV